The following are encoded in a window of Bos indicus isolate NIAB-ARS_2022 breed Sahiwal x Tharparkar chromosome 7, NIAB-ARS_B.indTharparkar_mat_pri_1.0, whole genome shotgun sequence genomic DNA:
- the LOC139183950 gene encoding olfactory receptor 7A17-like yields the protein MEPRNNTKISKFLLLGLAEEIELQPLIFGLFLFMYLITVFGNLLIILAVSSDSHLHTPMYFFLSNLSFVDICFISTTIPKMLWNVQMQSQVITYEGCITQMYFYILFGALDDFLLAVMAYDRYVAICHPLHYTVIMNPWLCGCLVLASWIISAVYSLLHSLMVLHLSFCSDLEIHHFFCETKQLVQLACYDTFLNDTTLCFEAVIMGGGPLTGILYSYSKIVSSICGISSAHGKYKAFSTCVSHLSIVSLFYFSGLGVYLSSAATHSSHSSATGSVMYTVVTPMLNPFIYSLRNKDIKRALKRFFGMESFIKGPFSLGLKKCP from the coding sequence ATGGAACCAAGGAACAatacaaaaatttcaaaatttcttcttctgggacttgcAGAAGAAATAGAACTACAACCCCTCATATTTGGACTTTTCCTCTTCATGTACCTGATCACTGTGTTTGGAAACCTACTTATCATCCTGGCTGTCAGCTcagactcccacctccacacccccatgtacttcttcctctccaacctgtcctttgtagacatctgcttcatctccaccaccatcccaaagatgctATGGAACGTCCAGATGCAGAGCCAAGTCATAACCTATGAAGGCTGCATCACTCAGATgtatttttacattctctttgGAGCATTAGATGACTTCCTCCTGGCTGTGATGGCCTATGATCGttatgtggccatctgccaccctTTGCACTACACAGTCATCATGAACCCATGGCTCTGTGGATGTCTGGTTCTGGCGTCCTGGATAATAAGTGCAGTGTACTCATTGTTACACAGCTTAATGGTGTTGCATTTGTCCTTCTGCTCAGACTTGGAAATACACCACTTTTTCTGTGAAACCAAACAGCTTGTCCAACTTGCCTGTTATGACACTTTCCTCAATGACACAACGCTGTGTTTTGAAGCTGTGATTATGGGTGGTGGTCCCCTGACTGGTATTCTTTACTCTTACTCAAAGATAGTGTCCTCTATCTGTGGAATCTCATCAGCCCATGGAAAGTATAAAGCATTTTCAACCTGTGTGTCTCATCTCTCCATtgtctccttattttatttttctggcttaGGAGTGTACCTTAGCTCTGCTGCTACCCACAGCTCCCACTCAAGTGCAACAGGCTCggtgatgtacactgtggtcacacccatgctgaacccctttaTCTACAGTTtgagaaataaagacataaagaggGCTCTGAAAAGATTCTTTGGGATGGAAAGTTTTATAAAAGGTCCATTTTCTCTTGGGCTGAAGAAATGTCCATGA